One window of the Lachancea thermotolerans CBS 6340 chromosome A complete sequence genome contains the following:
- the RCF2 gene encoding Rcf2p (similar to uniprot|P53721 Saccharomyces cerevisiae YNR018W Hypothetical ORF), with the protein MKILTEEEIEAHHYHTLSGGVKGTVAGLVISGLLFRYAPVKFPKFQPKRMPWSLKTAMFITPPTLLASIGAEEASTSFDNMMYGSGSASRDAIEEHRRWKSLPLSEKLTEGASNHKYKIIVAAWAASMWGSWKFVDRDPIMTKTQKAVQARMYAQGLTVMLLLGSIGLSMYEEKLHPDAKKLDRSKRWERLLERAEEEEARAQKEAGFRSNEDRVKAKIFK; encoded by the coding sequence ATGAAGATTCttactgaagaagaaatcgagGCGCACCACTACCACACACTCTCTGGTGGTGTCAAGGGTACCGTGGCAGGTCTGGTGATCTCGGGCTTACTGTTCAGATACGCGCCAGTCAAGTTCCCCAAGTTCCAGCCTAAGCGCATGCCTTGGTCGCTGAAGACTGCCATGTTCATCACCCCTCCAACACTGTTGGCCTCGATCGGTGCTGAGGAAGCGTCGACGAGCTTCGACAACATGATGTACGGATCGGGTAGtgcatcacgtgatgcCATCGAGGAGCATCGCCGTTGGAAGTCGCTGCCTCTCTCAGAGAAATTGACAGAGGGCGCCTCTAACCACAAGTACAAGATCATCGTGGCCGCATGGGCCGCGTCCATGTGGGGATCGTGGAAGTTTGTCGACAGAGACCCTATCATGACCAAGACGCAGAAGGCCGTGCAGGCCCGTATGTACGCTCAGGGCCTGACGGTGATGTTGCTGCTGGGTTCGATCGGTCTGTCGATGTACGAGGAGAAGCTGCACCCTGACGCTAAGAAACTCGACCGCTCGAAGCGCTGGGAGCGTCTGCTCGAGCGCGCcgaggaggaagaagccCGCGCCCAAAAAGAGGCCGGATTCCGGAGCAACGAGGACCGTGTCAAGGCTAAGATTTTCAAATAA
- the IMG1 gene encoding mitochondrial 54S ribosomal protein bL19m (similar to uniprot|P25626 Saccharomyces cerevisiae YCR046C IMG1 Mitochondrial ribosomal protein of the small subunit required for respiration and for maintenance of the mitochondrial genome): protein MLGFRGFSKTFSRGYQVKSTTFKTIPVYPAVQSPSNHNLLSSLSKQELDKKLDPEGWRRSLISSHNKERLRAGDVVRVAYNQQKCKYDNLMGYVLSVDRKALEQDASILLRNQYSKTFVEVRVPIFSPLVERIDLIRRADGRRQRSKHYYIRGTKLDVGDLEAGMRKRR, encoded by the coding sequence ATGCTGGGCTTTAGGGGCTTTTCTAAAACGTTTTCCCGAGGGTACCAGGTCAAAAGCACCACCTTCAAAACGATACCCGTGTATCCCGCCGTGCAAAGTCCTTCAAACCACAATctcttgagcagcttgtctAAGCAAGAACTGGACAAGAAACTTGACCCCGAAGGATGGAGACGCAGTCTCATCTCGTCGCATAACAAAGAAAGACTGCGGGCCGGTGACGTGGTGCGTGTAGCATACAACCAACAGAAGTGCAAGTACGACAACCTCATGGGGTACGTACTTTCCGTGGACCGGAAAGCACTGGAGCAAGACGCATCGATTTTACTAAGAAACCAGTATTCCAAGACGTTTGTGGAGGTTCGGGTGCCTATTTTCTCGCCACTAGTTGAGCGTATCGACTTAATCAGAAGGGCGGATGgcagaagacaaagaagcaagcaTTACTACATCAGAGGCACAAAGCTGGACGTCGGCGACCTCGAAGCTGGTATGAGAAAGCGCAGGTGA
- the BUD23 gene encoding 18S rRNA (guanine1575-N7)-methyltransferase (highly similar to uniprot|P25627 Saccharomyces cerevisiae YCR047C BUD23 Protein involved in bud-site selection diploid mutants display a random budding pattern instead of the wild-type bipolar pattern) encodes MSRPEDLAPPEVFYNDSESQKYTSSTRVQHIQAKMSLRALELLNLSHMSFVLDIGCGSGLSGEILTEEGHVWCGVDISPSMLATGLTRELEGDLMLHDMGQGLPFRAGTFDAAISISAIQWLCNADTSYNDPKQRLMRFFNTLFACLKKGGKFVAQFYPKNDDQTEQILGAAKVAGFSGGLVVDDPESKKNKKYYLVLSAGASQEEEQVNLQGVTMNAEELAKTKRDRRKEVESNKVYINRKKELMRKRGRKVAKDSKFTGRKRRPRF; translated from the coding sequence ATGTCTCGTCCAGAAGACTTGGCCCCACCAGAAGTATTTTACAATGACTCCGAGTCTCAGAAGTACACTTCGTCCACCAGAGTTCAGCACATCCAGGCCAAGATGTCGCTGCGTGCGCTGGAGCTCCTAAACTTGTCGCATATGTCTTTTGTTCTAGATATTGGATGCGGTTCCGGCCTCAGTGGAGAGATTCTGACCGAAGAAGGCCACGTTTGGTGCGGCGTCGATATCTCACCCTCGATGCTGGCCACAGGGCTCACACGCGAGCTGGAAGGAGATCTTATGCTACATGACATGGGCCAAGGCCTGCCGTTCCGCGCCGGAACATTCGACGCGGCTATCAGTATCTCTGCGATCCAATGGTTGTGTAACGCAGACACATCTTACAACGACCCCAAACAGCGACTGATGCGGTTCTTCAATACGCTGTTTGCCTGCCTCAAAAAGGGAGGCAAGTTTGTTGCGCAGTTCTACCCCAAGAACGACGACCAGACTGAACAAATACTAGGCGCAGCCAAAGTGGCGGGCTTTAGTGGCGGTCTAGTGGTCGACGACCCAGAGtccaaaaagaacaagaaataCTATCTTGTATTGAGCGCGGGGGCGtcgcaagaagaagagcaagtGAACTTGCAAGGCGTCACCATGAATGCCGAAGAGCTCGCAAAAACAAAGCGCGATCGTCGGAAGGAGGTTGAATCCAATAAGGTGTATATCAACCGTAAGAAAGAGCTGATGCGTAAAAGGGGTAGAAAGGTTGCTAAAGACTCTAAATTCACAGGTAGGAAGAGAAGACCTCGGTTTTAG